Genomic DNA from Halobaculum sp. CBA1158:
TCTGACGCGCGTCAGGTCGAGGGCCCCCTCACGGACTTCCTGCAGCAGCAGCGGGAGCATCGTCTCGACGCCGGGCACCCCCGACGGGGCCTCCCGGACGCTCGCGTCCTTCTCCGCGCGGGTGTGGGGCGCGTGGTCGGTGGCGACGACGTCGACGGTGCCGTCGGCGACGCGCTCGAACACGGCCTCCCGGCGCTCCTCGCTCCGCAGCGGGGGGTTCATCCGGCCGAACGTTCCCAGGCCGTCGAGGTCCTCGCGCGACAGGAACAGGTGGTGGGGCGTCACCTCGCAGGTCGCGCCCGCGTCGCTGGCGGCGTCGATCCCCTCCGGCGTCGACGTGTGAGCGATGTGGACGTCGGCGTCGGAGTCCGCCCCGACAGCGAGGGCGCGCTCGACGGCCGCGGCCTCGGCCTCGGCGGTCCGGTAGGCGCTCCAGGCGTCGGCGTCCGCGTCGCGACCGGTCCCGTCGCCGGCGCGCTCCAGGGCCGCCCGGTCGAACAGGTCGGCGTCCTCGGCGTGGACGGTGACCGTCACGTCCTCGCGGGCCGCGCGTGCGACGGCGTCGCCGAAGAGGTCCGCCTCGATTCCCATGTCGCCGGTGGAGTCGGCGAGGAACACCTCTCCGAGCGCGAGGATCGGCCGATCGAACAGCGAGTCGGGGTCCCAGTCGGCGGTGACGCCGCCGTTGATCCCGAAGTCGACGAGCGACCGCGACGCGCGGTCGGCCTTCCCGTCGACCGCGTCGCCGGTCACCGTCGGCGGGTCGGTGTTCGGCTGGTCGACGACGGTCGTGACGCCGCCGGCGGCCGCCGAGCGCGACCCGGTGTGCCAGTCCTCCTTGTGCGGGAAGCCGGGCTCGCGGAAGTGGACGTGCGCGTCGATCGCGCCCGGCAGGAGGTGTTTTCCGTCGCAGTCGACGACGTCGACCGCCGTCGCGTCGCCCGCGGCGTCCTCGACGGCGACGGTGTCCGCGTCGGCGACCCGCGCGATCGTCCCGTCCGCGACGAGCACGTCCCGCACTCGCCCGTCAGCGAGCGTGGCGTGTCTGAACAGCGTGGTCATTGACGGACGGTGCGCGGGGGGCGGCGTAAGTCCGACGGGTCAGTCGCCGTCGATCGACAGGTCCGCCACGTCGCACACGTCGGCCGCGCGGTCGCCGACGAACGCGGACTCGAGCGTCTCTCGGACCGCCTCGGGGTCGTCGGGGCCGCCCGCCAGCTTGACCGAGCCGACCGAGTCGGGGTCGAACGGCACGTCGAGCGCGTCGTAGACGGGCGACAGGACCGCCCGGATCGGGCCGCGCTCGGCGACGGTCACGCAGCCGGAGACGAGTGCGGCGTCCCGCCGCACGCGCTGGGCGATCCCCGACAGCTTTCCGCCGCCGGCGACGCGGACGGAGTAGTCGCCCGGGCAGTACGAGGCGGACGGCTCCCCGCGCGCCACGTCCGCGCCGGCGTCGCGGAGGGCCGCGAGGAGGGTCGCGACGGCCGACTCGTAGCGGTCGTTCAACCCCGTCCGGGCGTCGTCGAGGGGGATCGCGTGCGCGAACGCCAGCGTCGAGTCGGCGTACGCGACCGCGCGGCCGCCGACGGAGCGCTCGACCGGCGGGAAGCCGCGCTCGCGGGCCGCGGCTCGCGCCCGGTCGTACCCCGCCGCGCGGACGTCGCGCCGGCCGAACGCCAGCGACCGGCCGGGCGTCCACACCCGGAGCGCGGGGACGGTCGACTCGGCGGCCTCGGCGAGCATCGCGCCGGTGGCGGCGCGGTCGGCGTCGCGACGGGGTCGGCGACCGCGGTAGACGCGAACGCGACCGCCGCCGTCCTCGGCTGTCACGTCCGCCGCTGGGAGTCGGGTCGCCTAAGCGCTTGCGTCGCCTGCGACGGATATGGACGAGTCGGCGGGCGGACGCCGGACTGACGAAGGCGCGCCGAGATCGACCGACTCGGCCCCGGTCGTCCTCCCCGAGTCCCTGCTCGCGCGCCACCGGAAGTTCTCGCTGTACAACTCCCCGTACCCGGCCCACGACCGGGCCCGCGCTGTGGACCTCTACCCCGCCGGCGACGGCGACGCGGTCGGCTCCCCCGTCGCCGGCGAGGTGCTCGACGCCCGGACGGTCGGCTGTCCGGACCGCGAGTACGCCGTCGACCGCGACCACCTGATCGTGCTCGACGCCGGCGAGCACCTGGCGCGCGTGCTCCACGTCGACCCCGCGGTCGAGGCGGGCGACGAGGTCGCCGTCGGCGACCCGCTCGGCGATCTGGTGCGCTCCGGGTTCTTCGGCCGGTGGGTCGACAACCACCTCCACCTGGAGTTCCGCGAGCGCGAGAGGAACCCCTATCGAGCGTCGGGATCGCTCCCGCTCGTCGCCGACGCGCCCGTGACCCCGGTCGGCTGGGACGGCACCGGCACAGTCGTCGAGACGGGCGCGAGCCACGCCGTGCTGGACGCCCCTCGGCCGCCCTCCGCGGGCGAGGGGTTCCACGCGCTCGCCGGCGACGACGGGCGTCCCTTGGACGGGGGACTCGCCCACTACGCCGGCGGCGGCGTCCTCGCGGCCGGACCCGAAATCACGGTCGAAGCCGGAGTCGCAGTCGAAACCGAGGTCGATGACGGAACCGGAGTCAAGGCCGGAGCCGACGGGGACGACGCGTCGCCGGCGCTGTCGCTGCTCGGCACCGAGGTCGGCAGCCGAGTCGGCCGCCACGTCGACTGGGCCGACGTGGCCGTGCTGGCGAACGGCGAGCGGATCACCGGGCTGTCGCTGTTTGCCGCCCGCGGCGACGACCTCGGGGCGAAACTCGTGACTCGACCCGAGGCCGGCGACCCGACGTTCGCCGTCGGCGACGAGGTCCGCGTGCGGATCGTCCCCGACGACGACCCGGTCCGACTGGGCTGAGAGCGGCCGGCGACTGCGGGGGCCTCGTCGCACCCGCGGTCGCGTCGTCGCCGGCGGCCTCACCGCACAGCGACCGCGACGGCGACGAGGGCGAGCAGCGAGGTGCCGAGCGCGAGCGCCGCGACGACGGCGTCGCCGGCGTCCAGCCACACCGCCGGAATCAGGGGAAGCAGGAGGAGTCCACACCCCATCACCGCCGCGCCGAGTCGGCGGGCCGTCTCCCTGTCGGCGTTCGGTATCGTGAGCAGCTCCCGCCGGTCGCGGTAGCGGACGAGCCACCCGAGCGCGAGACACGCCGCGGCGCTGGCCGACAGCGTCGCGACGCCGACGACGCGGCCCGGGACGCCGGCGGCGACCGCGCCGGCGAGCGCGAGCAGTCCGGCCCCGACGGCCGCGACGACGGCGGCGTTGCCGCGTGCCGCCGCGTCGTCGGCGGGATCGACCGCGTAGGCGCGGCGGAGCCCGCTGTCGGGCTTCAGCGTGGCGAGCGCGAACGCGACGAACGCCCCGCCCGTGACCGCGAGCGCGACGACGCCGGCGTCGACGACCATGCTCGCGGATGAACGGCGGGGAGAAAAAAGCGTACCGCGCGGGTGGTTACGAAGCGTACCGCGCGGGCGGTTACGATCCGTCGTCGCGGGCGGTCAACGCGCCGTCCACGAGGTCGAGTCGGCGGTCGAACCCGCCGCTCACGGCCGGGTCGTGGCTCACGACGGCGACGCCGGCGTCGAACGCCTCGCGGAGCGAGCGGAGGAGGTCGAGCACCGACTCGGTCGCCTCGGGGTCGAGTTGGCCGGTGGGCTCGTCGGCGAGCACGACCGCCGGGCGGTTCGCCAGCGCGCGGGCGATGGCGACGCGCTGTTTCTCGCCGCCGCTGAGGCTCGCGGGGTAGCGGTCCGCGAGGTCTGCGATCCCGAGGTGGTCGAACAGCCGCGCGAGCCAGTCGGGGTCGCGCTCGCCGGCGTGGTCCTGCGGGAGCGCGGCGTTGTCCCACGCGTCGAGGTCGGGGACGAGCTGGAAGTCCTGAAAGACGATTCCGAGGTGGTCGCGACGGAGAGTCGCCCGCTCGCGTTCTGACAGTCCCGAGGCGTCGCGGCCGGCGACGGCGACGACGCCGGCGTCGGCCGGCTCCAGCAGGCCGAGCGTCGCGAACAGCGTCGACTTGCCCGAGCCGCTCGCGCCCCGGATCACCACCCGGTCGCCGCGGTCGACGGCGACGTCGACGCCGTCGAGGACGCGCTCGCCGCCGCGGGTGACGACCAGGTCGCGCGCGGCGAGAGCCGGGGGGTCGCTCACGGCCGGGAGTGACGCCGAGCGGCTGTTAGTCCTGTCGGTCGGTTCGGGTGACCCCCGAGCCGGATCAGCAGTCCGCGCCGCCGGGGCGACTCGGCAGCGACATCGCGACTCGGTCGCGGGTGCCGGCGTCGTAGACGACGTGTCGGTCGGCGAGCAGGCCCCGGTAGCGACCCGGGTCGACAGCGACCGCCGGCCGGGGGTACTGCTGCGCGCCGACCGTCGCCCACGACGCCTGCGAGACGACGGCGCAGTCGGGGGGCGGCCCGCCGGCGAGCCAGCCCGAGACCGGCGCGCGCCGGGCCGGCTCGTCCCGGTCGTAGTAGCCGGCGATCCGGACGAGGTGGTCGTCGCCGGCCCACGTGCCCGGCACGTGCGCGACCGCGTGGCTCGTGCCCGCGAACTCCGCCTCCTCGGTGATCCCCCGGTAGGGGACCACGTCGACGCCGGCGAAGGCGATCGGGAGGCTCGCGGCCGCACACGTCAGCAGGACCGCCGCCGCGACGGGGACGGCCGCGCGACGGAGACGACCGGGGCGGCCGGAGTGGCGGGGATCGACGGACCCCCCGGACCCAGTTGACCCGTCGCCGGCGGCGTCGCTTCCGGCGGCGTCGCTTCTGCCGGTAACGCCGCGAACGCGGGGGAGCCCGACCGCCAGCGCGACGCCCGCGAGCACGGCCCACGGCAGGTGCGCGAACGTCTGCACCCGGTAGATGGTGTTGAGGTACGGCGGCGTGAGCGCGGCCGACAGCGAGAAGCCGATCGCCAGCGCGACCGCGGTCGCCAGCGCCGCCATCGCCCGCCCGTCCGGCCGGTCCGCGAGCGCGGTCGGCAGCGCCCACGCCGCCGCCAGCGACGGGATCGCGAGCGGGAGCAACGCCGCGAGGAGCACGCCCGGCGTCCGCGGCAGCCCCGGGAACACCGCGGTCGCGGCGTTGAGTGCCAGCAGGCCGAACGCGACGCAGACCGCGAGCGCGCCGGCGACCCGGACCCGCCGCGGTCGGGCGCGCGCCAGCGCCGCGAGCCCGAACGCCCCGAGGATCACCCAGGCGGCGAACAGGTCGAGCGCCTCGGTCAGCCTGGCGCTCTGGATGACGTACGCCGGCGTCAGCCGCGCGGTCAGCGAGAAGTAGCCGACCGCGTACGCCCAGAAGGCGACCGCGGCCGCGACGTGGCCGGCCAGTCGGCGCGGGGTGCGCCCCGGCGCGAGCACGGCCCAGCCGACGAGCACGAGTCCGAACACGACCGTGTCGAGGTTGTGCGTCGGCGGGAGCGCCAGCGCCAGCGCCGCCGTCACCGCGTACCAGCCGAGCCGGCCGGTGTGGCTCGCGCGGGCGTACGCGACCGTCGCCAGCGGAACCAGGAGGAGTCCCAACGTCTGCTCGTCGACCGCCATCGCCCGGTGGAGGGTGAGCCCGCCGACGGCGAGCAGGCCGGCCGCGACGCCCGGGCCGACCCGGCCAACTGGGACGGCAGTCCGGGTGATCCGGGCGGCGATCCGTCGGGCGACCGCGGCGGCGACAAGCACGGGCACGGCCCCGACGACCGCGATCGCCGGCTGTGCGACGACCAGCGCCGACTCGCCCGTGACGGCGCTGACGACCGACAAGAACGCCGTGAACTGGAGGTCGTCGACGGGCATCCGCGACAGGGGGAGTCGCCCCGTCGCGGCGACCAGCCGGACGTGGCCCGCGTAGACGATCCCGTCGGGATTGAACGGGAGCGACGACCGGATCAGCGGACTCGCCCGGAGCGCGACCGCGACCGCGAACGCCGCGAGCACAGCCAGCGCGCCACGGCGACGGCCGCGGACTCCGGTACCCCCGTGACCGTCCCGATCGGCGGCGTTCGAGTCGGTCGGGTCACTCATCGCCGCCCCACCTCCCGGACGCGGCCAGCAGCGACGCCGGCGTCGCGCGGGTGACGCCGACGGCCGCGAGGAGTCCGCCGGCGGCGACGAGGCCGACGGAGGCGACCGCGAGGACCGCGAGCGTCGCCGGCGACGGGGTCGGGTCGACGGAGACGCCGTAGACAGTCAGCGCGCCGATGGCGTCGAGCGCGCGCACGGCGGCGACCCCGGCGACGCCGCCCAAAAGCGTCGCGACCGCGCCGACGCGGACCGCGTCGGCGACGACGAGCCGGCGGATCTGCCGGGGCGTCGCGCCCGCGGCCCGGCGGATCCCGAGGCTCCGCCGGCGGGCGTGGACGGCGCTGGCCATCGCCGTGGCGACGCCGCCGACGACCGTGACGGCCGCGACCGCCGACAGCGACGCGACCAGCAGCCTGAGGTTGCCGAACACGGTCGCGACCGCCCGGCCGATCGCCGAGGCGTCGCGGTCGACGCCGGCCGTCGCCAGCGCCGCCGCGAGCCGGTCGTCGCCGCCCACCTCGACGCGGCGCTCGGCGAGCGTCGTCCCGTCCGTCGCGACCGTCGCGTCGAAGCCGCCGGGCGGCTGGCGCGCCAGCGCGAGGTCGATCCGGGTGCGCTCGCCGGGCGCGAGCGCGACCGAGCGGTCGGTGCTCGTCCCCGCGGCCGCGACCGTCACCTCGCGCTCGACGGTCGCGTTCCAGGGGTTCGACAGCTCCGCCGTGACCGTCGGCGTCGACAGCACCGACGGCCGTTCGGGCGAGACGGCGACGCTCGCGACGAGATCCCGGCGCGCGTCCGCCGACACCTCGACGGTCGCCGACGCGGTCCGCCCGTCGGCCCGCGCGGTCACGGTCGCCGTCCCGGGGTCGCCCAGCGGGAGCCGCGCGGTGCCGTCCGGTCCCGTCGTGACCGTCCGCGACGCCTCGCCGTCTCCAGCGTCTCCGTCCCCGTCCCCGCCGTCTCCAGCGCCGCCGCCGTCCTCGGAGCCGTCGAATTCGACGGCGATCGTGGCGTTCGCGACCGGGTCGCCCCCGACGGTCACGACCGTCACCGCGGGCGTGCTGTTCGGCGGCGCGGTCGCCGGCAGCCCCCGGAGCGCGAGCGCGTCCGGGTCGCGCGAGACGAGCGTCGCCTCGCGGTCGCCGACGCGGAGGGCGTGCTCGCCGGCCGGGGGTGCGACGAACGTGAGCGGGACGCGCCGCTGCTCGAACGCCTCGAGCGACACCGTGCGACTCCGCCGCTGGTCGCCCAGTCGGGCGGGCACCTCGACGGTCGCGGGGCCGCCGACGGCGACGAGCGTCGCCTCGACCGTGACGTTGCGGCCGGCGACGGCCGAACCCGGCGTGTCTATCGAGGTGACGACGACGCCTGACCCGTTCACTCCGACGGCGTCGCCGGCGGCTCCGTCCGTCCCGGGGGACCCTCCGCCCCCGGCGTCGCCGCTTCCGTCGGTCCGGACGAACTGGACGGCGTCCCCGGACTTCCCCGTGAGGTGGCGGGCCGTCGGGAGCGACACGATCAGCTGGTCG
This window encodes:
- a CDS encoding dihydroorotase, producing the protein MTTLFRHATLADGRVRDVLVADGTIARVADADTVAVEDAAGDATAVDVVDCDGKHLLPGAIDAHVHFREPGFPHKEDWHTGSRSAAAGGVTTVVDQPNTDPPTVTGDAVDGKADRASRSLVDFGINGGVTADWDPDSLFDRPILALGEVFLADSTGDMGIEADLFGDAVARAAREDVTVTVHAEDADLFDRAALERAGDGTGRDADADAWSAYRTAEAEAAAVERALAVGADSDADVHIAHTSTPEGIDAASDAGATCEVTPHHLFLSREDLDGLGTFGRMNPPLRSEERREAVFERVADGTVDVVATDHAPHTRAEKDASVREAPSGVPGVETMLPLLLQEVREGALDLTRVRDLVAAAPARIFDVPGKGRVEEGADADLVLVDLDEAREIRGDDLHSKCGWTPFEGREAVFPELTLVRGHVAYDARGGDEAFGGAVGENVRRGS
- a CDS encoding lipoate--protein ligase family protein; this translates as MLAEAAESTVPALRVWTPGRSLAFGRRDVRAAGYDRARAAARERGFPPVERSVGGRAVAYADSTLAFAHAIPLDDARTGLNDRYESAVATLLAALRDAGADVARGEPSASYCPGDYSVRVAGGGKLSGIAQRVRRDAALVSGCVTVAERGPIRAVLSPVYDALDVPFDPDSVGSVKLAGGPDDPEAVRETLESAFVGDRAADVCDVADLSIDGD
- a CDS encoding ABC transporter ATP-binding protein, which produces MSDPPALAARDLVVTRGGERVLDGVDVAVDRGDRVVIRGASGSGKSTLFATLGLLEPADAGVVAVAGRDASGLSERERATLRRDHLGIVFQDFQLVPDLDAWDNAALPQDHAGERDPDWLARLFDHLGIADLADRYPASLSGGEKQRVAIARALANRPAVVLADEPTGQLDPEATESVLDLLRSLREAFDAGVAVVSHDPAVSGGFDRRLDLVDGALTARDDGS